A stretch of Pseudoclavibacter chungangensis DNA encodes these proteins:
- a CDS encoding SDR family NAD(P)-dependent oxidoreductase, with the protein MSRPLALVTGASRGIGRAIADALARTGYDLVLVATDAAALECVATELAPTGATVRVLPLDLTDPDAAERGVAALGIERLDLLVNNAAVIHDGVLAGTSSADFTQAFAVNVTSPAALVRALTPALRVAHGTVVMINSGAGRHPFADKPVYVASKFALQGLTDSLRLDLGPQGIRVVTVAPGPTDTRDSAPDDVRRAKLAPADVASTVLHVVAHPGDLEYVSVRPPVRRTDPATAS; encoded by the coding sequence ATGTCCAGACCTCTCGCCCTCGTGACCGGCGCGAGCCGCGGCATCGGACGCGCGATCGCCGATGCGCTCGCCCGCACCGGCTACGACCTCGTGCTCGTCGCGACCGACGCCGCCGCGCTCGAATGCGTCGCCACCGAACTCGCACCGACGGGCGCGACCGTGCGCGTCCTCCCACTCGATCTCACGGATCCCGATGCCGCCGAGCGCGGCGTGGCCGCGCTCGGCATCGAACGGCTCGATCTGCTCGTCAACAACGCCGCCGTCATCCACGACGGCGTCCTCGCCGGCACGAGCTCGGCGGACTTCACGCAGGCGTTCGCGGTCAACGTCACGTCCCCGGCCGCGTTGGTGCGCGCGCTCACGCCCGCGCTCCGGGTTGCGCACGGCACGGTCGTCATGATCAATTCGGGCGCCGGCCGACACCCCTTCGCCGACAAGCCGGTGTACGTCGCGTCGAAGTTCGCGCTCCAGGGCCTCACCGACTCGCTTCGCCTCGACCTCGGTCCGCAGGGCATCCGTGTCGTGACCGTCGCGCCGGGCCCCACCGACACGCGGGACTCGGCGCCCGACGACGTCCGCCGGGCGAAGCTCGCCCCCGCCGACGTCGCGAGCACGGTCCTCCACGTCGTCGCGCACCCGGGGGATCTCGAGTACGTCTCCGTCCGGCCGCCCGTGCGGCGGACGGACCCGGCGACCGCGTCGTGA
- a CDS encoding TerD family protein, which yields MGLSLEKGQSLSLTKQDGGALTRIRLGLGWDSALPEKRGLFGRRKAPAEIDLDASAIFFDAAGTAVDTVWFNKLASGDGSTRHTGDNLTGEGDGDDETIVVDLTRVAPEVAQIVFVITSYSRQTFDAVENAFSRVVDDATPGTPEVARYQLTDSGPQTAMIMSKVSRQGTGWTFTAIGRRADGRTVKDLIGPAAEVL from the coding sequence ATGGGTCTGAGCTTGGAGAAGGGGCAGTCCCTCTCGCTCACGAAGCAGGACGGCGGAGCGCTCACCCGGATCCGACTCGGGCTGGGATGGGACAGTGCCCTGCCGGAGAAGCGCGGCCTGTTCGGGCGACGCAAGGCCCCCGCCGAGATCGACCTCGATGCGTCGGCCATCTTCTTCGACGCGGCGGGCACGGCGGTCGACACCGTCTGGTTCAACAAGCTCGCGAGCGGTGACGGGTCGACGAGGCACACGGGCGACAACCTCACGGGCGAGGGCGACGGCGACGACGAGACGATCGTCGTCGACCTCACGCGCGTCGCCCCCGAGGTCGCCCAGATCGTGTTCGTCATCACGAGCTACAGCCGGCAGACCTTCGACGCCGTCGAGAACGCGTTCAGTCGGGTCGTTGACGACGCGACGCCCGGAACGCCCGAGGTCGCGCGCTATCAGCTCACGGACTCGGGACCCCAGACCGCGATGATCATGTCGAAGGTGTCGCGCCAGGGGACCGGGTGGACGTTCACCGCGATCGGTCGGCGTGCCGACGGTCGCACCGTGAAGGATCTGATCGGCCCCGCGGCCGAGGTCCTCTGA
- a CDS encoding DUF6328 family protein: MASEPDPLDDGDDGRDESPNERSDRNWSDLMQELRVLQTGTQILTGFLLTLPFQARFPQIGTFDHVLYLVLLVLAVTVSVLALAPVMMHRLLFGTRVKPALVRVSGRILVACLVATSVLVIGIVQFVFDIVASPQLGMLAAGVVTAIVLALWIVGPRVVRSAQRRMTP; encoded by the coding sequence ATGGCGAGCGAGCCGGACCCGCTCGACGACGGCGACGACGGTCGCGACGAGTCGCCGAACGAGCGCTCCGACCGCAATTGGAGCGACCTCATGCAGGAGTTGCGGGTGCTGCAGACGGGCACCCAGATTCTCACGGGGTTCCTGCTCACCCTGCCGTTCCAGGCGCGGTTCCCGCAGATCGGCACGTTCGACCATGTGCTCTACCTCGTGCTGCTCGTGCTCGCGGTCACCGTGAGCGTGCTCGCGCTCGCGCCCGTGATGATGCACCGGTTGCTGTTCGGCACGCGCGTGAAACCGGCCCTCGTTCGCGTCTCGGGGAGGATCCTCGTCGCATGTCTCGTCGCGACGTCCGTGCTCGTGATCGGCATCGTCCAGTTCGTGTTCGACATCGTGGCGAGCCCGCAACTCGGCATGCTGGCGGCCGGCGTCGTCACGGCGATCGTGCTCGCCCTGTGGATCGTCGGCCCGCGCGTCGTCCGCTCGGCGCAGCGCCGCATGACGCCGTGA
- a CDS encoding OFA family MFS transporter, which yields MLERLTREAIVAPVHFNRWLIPPAALAIHLCIGQVYAFSVFKAPFMGRFEAGEVSIGWIFSIAILMLGCSSAVFGTWVERAGPRASMLAAGGCWVLGFAVSALGIASGQLWLVYAGYGVIGGIGLGIGYISPVSTLMKWFPDRPGLATGLAIMGFGGGALIASPMSNALMSFYGGGTEPAQLIAGLTPTFLTLGAVYAIVIAAGAFVIRVPNPQWRPTGWDPGRATSKPLQTTHDVSARNAIRTPQFWLLWVVLFLNVTAGIGILENASPMIQDSFGVTAAAAAGYVGLLSLANMAGRFVWSTVSDWIGRKNVYVLYLGGGLAMYLLVGFLGGGSLVVFVLATLVILSFYGGGFATIPAYLKDLFGVFQVGAIHGRLLTAWSAAGVVGPLVVNTIVESGQAAGRTGPELYAPSLFIMAGALAIGFVANLLVRPVDERFVEPRGIENEGARV from the coding sequence ATGCTCGAACGCCTCACGCGGGAGGCCATCGTCGCCCCCGTGCACTTCAACCGCTGGCTCATCCCGCCCGCCGCCCTCGCGATCCACCTCTGCATCGGCCAGGTCTACGCGTTCAGCGTCTTCAAGGCGCCGTTCATGGGGCGATTCGAGGCGGGCGAGGTCTCGATCGGTTGGATCTTCTCGATCGCGATCCTCATGCTCGGCTGCTCGTCCGCGGTCTTCGGGACGTGGGTGGAGCGCGCCGGGCCGCGCGCGTCGATGCTCGCGGCCGGCGGTTGCTGGGTGCTCGGGTTCGCCGTGTCCGCGCTCGGCATCGCGAGCGGACAGTTGTGGCTCGTCTACGCCGGCTACGGCGTCATCGGTGGCATCGGGCTCGGTATCGGCTACATCTCACCGGTCTCGACGCTCATGAAGTGGTTCCCCGATCGACCCGGACTCGCGACCGGTCTCGCGATCATGGGCTTCGGCGGCGGTGCGCTCATCGCGAGTCCCATGTCGAACGCACTCATGAGCTTCTACGGTGGCGGAACGGAACCGGCGCAGCTCATCGCGGGGCTCACCCCGACGTTCCTGACGCTCGGTGCCGTCTACGCGATCGTGATCGCGGCCGGCGCGTTCGTCATCCGCGTACCGAATCCGCAGTGGCGTCCGACGGGGTGGGACCCGGGCCGCGCGACGTCGAAGCCGTTGCAGACGACCCACGACGTATCGGCGCGCAACGCGATCCGCACGCCGCAGTTCTGGCTCCTGTGGGTCGTGCTGTTCCTCAACGTGACGGCCGGGATCGGAATCCTCGAGAACGCGTCGCCCATGATCCAGGACTCCTTCGGGGTCACCGCCGCAGCGGCCGCGGGCTATGTCGGGCTCCTCTCGCTCGCGAACATGGCCGGTCGCTTCGTCTGGTCGACGGTGTCCGACTGGATCGGACGCAAGAACGTGTACGTGCTCTACCTCGGCGGTGGGCTCGCGATGTACCTGCTCGTCGGGTTCCTCGGCGGCGGCTCGCTCGTCGTGTTCGTGCTCGCCACGCTCGTCATCCTGTCGTTCTACGGCGGGGGATTCGCCACGATCCCCGCGTACCTGAAGGACCTGTTCGGTGTCTTCCAGGTGGGCGCGATCCACGGCCGATTGCTCACGGCCTGGTCGGCGGCGGGCGTCGTCGGGCCGCTCGTCGTGAACACGATCGTCGAATCGGGCCAGGCGGCGGGACGGACCGGGCCCGAGCTGTACGCACCGAGCCTGTTCATCATGGCGGGCGCGCTCGCGATCGGGTTCGTCGCGAACCTGCTCGTCCGGCCCGTGGACGAGCGGTTCGTCGAGCCGCGCGGAATCGAGAACGAGGGGGCACGGGTATGA
- the pgi gene encoding glucose-6-phosphate isomerase: protein MSTPVDATSTPAWAELSALRDAFTPDLRAWFATDAERAERLTFDLAELRVDLSKNLVTDEVFAALVRLAEQTGVAEHYAAMLAGEHINTTEDRAVLHTALRRPKGAEPELVVDGQHIDHDVHEVLDNMAAFANRVRSGEWTGVTGKRVTHVVNIGIGGSDLGPVMVSEALAPYADAGIEARFVSNIDPTDIAQKTADLDPETTLVIVASKTFTTLETLTNARLARDWLWAGLEAAGAIGDDDASRTNAVAHHFAAVSTALDKVGAFGIDTDNAFGFWDWVGGRYSVDSAIGLSLDITLGPDAFADLLAGFHAVDEHVRTTPLDRNVPVLMGLLNVWYSNFLGAQSHAVLPYAQQLHRFAAYLQQLTMESNGKSVRWDGSPVTTTTGEVFWGEPGTNGQHAFYQLIHQGTRLIPADFIAFVNPAYPLTDDGRDVHGLLLANFLAQTKALAFGKTAEEVEAEGTTGPLVAARTFPGNRPTTSIFAPALTPRALGELIALYEHITFTQGVVWGINSFDQWGVELGKQLALQIAPAIEGDEEAVAAQDASTKALLAYYREHRTH from the coding sequence ATGAGCACACCGGTCGACGCCACGTCCACTCCCGCCTGGGCCGAACTGTCCGCCCTCCGCGACGCCTTCACCCCGGATCTGCGCGCGTGGTTCGCCACCGATGCGGAGCGCGCGGAGCGCCTCACCTTCGATCTCGCGGAGCTGCGCGTCGATCTGTCGAAGAACCTCGTGACCGACGAGGTGTTCGCCGCGCTCGTCCGCCTCGCGGAGCAGACCGGCGTCGCGGAGCACTACGCGGCGATGCTCGCGGGCGAGCACATCAACACGACCGAGGACCGCGCGGTGCTGCACACCGCCCTGCGCCGCCCGAAGGGTGCCGAGCCCGAGCTCGTCGTCGACGGGCAGCACATCGACCACGACGTGCACGAGGTCCTCGACAACATGGCCGCGTTCGCGAACCGCGTGCGCTCGGGCGAGTGGACGGGCGTCACGGGCAAGCGCGTGACCCACGTCGTGAACATCGGCATCGGCGGCTCCGACCTCGGCCCCGTCATGGTCTCGGAGGCCCTCGCGCCCTATGCCGATGCGGGCATCGAGGCCCGGTTCGTGTCGAACATCGACCCGACCGACATCGCGCAGAAGACCGCCGACCTCGACCCCGAGACGACGCTCGTCATCGTCGCGTCGAAGACGTTCACGACGCTCGAGACCCTCACGAACGCGCGGCTCGCGCGCGACTGGCTGTGGGCGGGACTCGAGGCCGCGGGCGCGATCGGTGACGACGACGCGTCGCGCACGAACGCGGTCGCGCACCACTTCGCGGCCGTCTCCACGGCGCTCGACAAGGTCGGGGCGTTCGGGATCGACACCGACAACGCGTTCGGGTTCTGGGACTGGGTCGGTGGCCGCTACTCGGTCGACTCGGCGATCGGCCTGTCGCTCGACATCACGCTCGGGCCGGACGCGTTCGCGGACCTCCTCGCGGGCTTCCACGCCGTCGACGAGCACGTGCGCACGACGCCCCTCGACCGCAACGTCCCCGTCCTCATGGGGCTGCTGAACGTCTGGTACTCGAACTTCCTCGGTGCGCAGTCGCACGCCGTGCTCCCCTACGCCCAGCAGCTGCACCGCTTCGCCGCGTACCTGCAGCAGCTCACGATGGAGTCGAACGGCAAGTCGGTGCGCTGGGACGGCTCGCCCGTGACGACGACGACGGGCGAGGTGTTCTGGGGCGAGCCGGGGACGAACGGTCAGCACGCGTTCTACCAGCTCATCCACCAGGGCACGCGGCTCATCCCGGCCGACTTCATCGCGTTCGTGAACCCCGCGTACCCCCTCACGGACGACGGCCGCGACGTGCACGGACTCCTGCTCGCGAACTTCCTCGCCCAGACGAAGGCCCTCGCGTTCGGCAAGACCGCGGAGGAGGTCGAGGCGGAGGGCACGACGGGCCCGCTCGTCGCGGCGCGTACCTTCCCCGGCAACCGCCCGACGACCTCGATCTTCGCCCCGGCCCTCACGCCGCGCGCGCTCGGCGAGCTCATCGCGCTGTACGAGCACATCACGTTCACGCAGGGCGTCGTGTGGGGCATCAACTCCTTCGACCAGTGGGGCGTGGAGCTCGGCAAGCAGCTCGCGCTCCAGATCGCCCCGGCGATCGAGGGCGACGAGGAGGCCGTCGCCGCGCAGGACGCGTCCACGAAGGCGCTGCTCGCCTACTACCGGGAACACCGCACGCACTGA
- a CDS encoding M1 family metallopeptidase: MTDPYLRTNGDDGYGVDRYELDLRYKVANNRLEGTATIQATAFATLPVITLDLSNLRVGRVLVDGQKIGRATHTGHKLKLKPRRPIPAGNAFTVTIDYAGAPGPRRSRWGQLGWEELTDGVLVASQPSGASTWFPCNDRVDDKAQYDIRFRTDHAYTVVCNGELVDKRTASGTTQWRYVQREPTSTYLATVEIGRYEIERIDLAGVRGSLVHPRALRGRVRADFGKLGRMMAFFSECFGPYPFPSYTVVVTEDELEIPLESQGGATFGSNHADGKGGSERLVAHELAHQWFGNSVGLARWSDIWLNEGFACYSEWLWSEHRGGPSAASLARTHHAILARTTQPAPLIDPGAARMFDDWVYKRGALTLHALRRRIGDERFFELLRTWTAQRSHGTATTSEFRVLAAAFSVRPLDDLFDAWLGAVELPTLPR; this comes from the coding sequence ATGACGGACCCGTACCTCCGCACGAACGGTGACGACGGCTACGGCGTCGACCGCTACGAGCTCGACCTGCGCTACAAGGTCGCGAACAATCGTCTCGAGGGCACGGCGACCATCCAGGCGACCGCGTTCGCGACGCTCCCCGTCATCACCCTCGACCTCTCGAACCTCCGCGTCGGACGTGTCCTCGTCGACGGTCAGAAGATCGGCCGCGCGACGCACACGGGCCACAAGCTGAAACTGAAGCCGCGTCGTCCGATCCCCGCAGGGAACGCGTTCACCGTGACGATCGACTACGCGGGCGCACCGGGACCGCGTCGGAGCCGCTGGGGGCAGCTCGGCTGGGAAGAGCTCACCGACGGGGTGCTCGTCGCCTCGCAGCCCTCCGGTGCGTCGACCTGGTTCCCCTGCAACGATCGCGTCGACGACAAGGCGCAGTACGACATCCGCTTCCGGACCGATCACGCCTACACGGTCGTCTGCAACGGCGAGCTCGTCGACAAGCGCACCGCCTCCGGCACGACCCAGTGGCGCTACGTGCAGCGCGAGCCGACGTCCACCTACCTCGCGACGGTGGAGATCGGCCGCTACGAGATCGAGCGGATCGACCTCGCCGGCGTGCGCGGCTCGCTCGTGCACCCGCGGGCCCTCCGCGGTCGCGTTCGTGCGGACTTCGGGAAGCTCGGGCGCATGATGGCGTTCTTCAGCGAGTGCTTCGGGCCCTACCCCTTCCCGAGCTACACGGTCGTCGTGACGGAGGACGAGCTCGAGATCCCGCTCGAATCGCAGGGCGGCGCCACCTTCGGGTCGAATCACGCGGACGGCAAGGGCGGCTCGGAGCGGCTCGTCGCCCACGAGCTCGCGCACCAGTGGTTCGGTAACAGCGTGGGCCTCGCTCGGTGGAGCGACATCTGGCTCAACGAGGGCTTCGCGTGCTACAGCGAGTGGCTCTGGTCGGAGCATCGTGGCGGCCCCTCGGCGGCCTCGCTCGCCCGCACGCACCACGCGATCCTCGCGCGCACGACACAACCGGCGCCGCTCATCGACCCCGGGGCCGCCCGGATGTTCGACGACTGGGTCTACAAGCGCGGCGCCCTCACGCTGCACGCGCTGCGTCGTCGGATAGGCGATGAGCGGTTCTTCGAGCTCCTGCGTACCTGGACGGCGCAGCGCTCGCACGGGACCGCGACGACCTCGGAGTTCCGGGTGCTCGCGGCCGCGTTCAGCGTGCGCCCCCTCGACGACCTGTTCGACGCGTGGCTCGGCGCGGTGGAGCTTCCCACGCTACCGAGGTGA
- a CDS encoding MFS transporter, whose amino-acid sequence MSVAGYLAMAAPLRLSSGGAAVALPLLAIEATGDVAVGGSLAAASLAPSIVAAPVVGAVIDRTPRPAPFVAVAGGLTALAFAAASLTGPIPLPLVFLLVLCAGAASPFYMGGLSSVASLVVTSEKRTFGVDALAYNIGSVVGPAVVAAATAFGSARIALVVMSGCALAGVVATLVIGLPRKPAEAGSMLHAIAIGARHLVRHRPIALVTISGAVSQLGAGGLAIASVALAIERTGSPDGGAVVVTAFAVGALLGTIAISVRPVRIPPARDMRLGFAATGLATMIAALALGPGLVWTTVLVGLSGLFTSSSTASMLLLRMQQSPAAVRSQVFTIGAGLRSSANALGAGLAGAANGLGGQTLLVAIGVVWLASAALMLGYPRDAPRLDG is encoded by the coding sequence GTGAGCGTCGCGGGGTACCTCGCGATGGCCGCGCCGTTGCGGCTCTCGAGCGGCGGCGCCGCCGTCGCGCTGCCGCTCCTCGCGATCGAGGCGACGGGCGACGTCGCGGTCGGCGGGTCACTCGCGGCGGCGAGCCTCGCCCCGAGCATCGTCGCGGCACCCGTCGTGGGGGCCGTGATCGACCGGACCCCGCGCCCGGCCCCGTTCGTCGCGGTCGCGGGCGGGCTCACGGCACTCGCGTTCGCCGCGGCCTCCCTCACGGGCCCGATCCCGCTCCCGCTCGTCTTCCTGCTCGTGCTCTGCGCGGGCGCCGCGTCACCGTTCTACATGGGCGGCCTGTCGAGCGTCGCGAGCCTCGTCGTGACGAGCGAGAAGCGCACCTTCGGGGTCGATGCGCTCGCGTACAACATCGGCTCGGTCGTCGGCCCCGCGGTCGTGGCCGCGGCGACCGCCTTCGGATCGGCCCGCATCGCGCTCGTCGTCATGTCGGGCTGTGCCCTCGCGGGGGTCGTCGCAACGCTCGTGATCGGGTTGCCGCGCAAGCCCGCGGAGGCCGGATCGATGCTGCACGCGATCGCGATCGGCGCGCGACACCTCGTTCGTCATCGACCGATCGCGCTCGTCACGATCTCGGGCGCCGTGAGCCAGCTCGGCGCGGGCGGGCTCGCGATCGCGAGCGTCGCCCTCGCGATCGAGCGCACGGGGTCGCCCGACGGGGGAGCGGTCGTCGTGACCGCGTTCGCGGTCGGCGCGCTGCTCGGCACGATCGCGATCTCCGTCCGACCCGTCCGCATCCCACCCGCTCGCGACATGCGGCTCGGATTCGCCGCGACGGGGCTCGCGACGATGATCGCCGCGCTCGCCCTGGGGCCCGGACTCGTGTGGACGACCGTCCTCGTCGGACTGTCCGGCCTGTTCACCTCGTCGAGCACCGCCTCGATGCTGCTCCTGCGGATGCAGCAGAGCCCGGCCGCGGTGCGCTCGCAGGTGTTCACGATCGGGGCGGGCCTGCGCTCGTCCGCGAACGCGCTCGGCGCGGGGCTCGCGGGCGCCGCGAACGGCCTCGGCGGACAGACGCTGCTCGTCGCCATCGGCGTCGTGTGGCTCGCATCGGCCGCGCTCATGCTCGGCTACCCGCGCGACGCACCCCGGCTCGACGGCTGA